A region of Bicyclus anynana chromosome 15, ilBicAnyn1.1, whole genome shotgun sequence DNA encodes the following proteins:
- the LOC112051352 gene encoding ubiquitin-conjugating enzyme E2 W, translated as MAAMSPSERRLQKELMSLMKEPPPGVTVDGDQASQNLTLWTVHMEGVPGTLYEGEKFVLQFKFTNKYPFDSPEVTFIGNNIPVHPHVYSNGHICLSILTDDWSPALSVQSVCLSIVSMLSSCKEKKRPPDNSFYVKTCNKNPKKTKWWYHDDSV; from the exons ATGGCGGCTATGTCCCCGTCGGAG cGACGATTACAGAAAGAACTGATGTCGTTAATGAAAGAACCTCCACCGGGAGTCACTGTAGACGGAGATCAGGCCAGCCAAAATCTGACACT GTGGACAGTACACATGGAAGGGGTGCCCGGCACGTTGTACGAGGGGGAAAAGTTCGTTTTGCAATTTAAATTCACAAATAAGTATCCCTTCGACTCACCAGAG GTGACGTTCATAGGTAATAACATCCCAGTACATCCACATGTATACTCGAACGGTCACATCTGTCTGTCTATACTGACGGACGACTGGTCGCCCGCGCTCTCCGTACAGTCGGTCTGCCTCTCCATAGTCTCTATGCTAAGTAGCTGTAAAGAAAAG AAACGACCACCGGACaattcattttacgtaaaaacATGCAATAAAAATCCTAAGAAAACAAAATGGTGGTATCATG aTGACTCCGTTTAA